One Nicotiana tomentosiformis chromosome 1, ASM39032v3, whole genome shotgun sequence genomic window, tgagctgtctggaggtcaattcaagcaagaaggcaattttggaataacgtcctaacttcaaaaaaaagtaagtatcttgccaatcatgagtgggggaattaccccttaggcattgagtcttatgtggatattgtgtgattggaagccgtgtacacgaggtggcgagtacgtacttggtttatatgtgcaaattatattggttgaaattcgtagacgcccttatgtattaaattggaaaattgttggaacttagtaagtccttgaattatcatgcctcattccttgtttgtcgaatttgtattttatatgataatttggtgttattgtcacatggatttttatgtgaattccgtgtgttgttgatttgatatttttcttggaattaaattcattatggaatccttatctgcaaataattattaaataagtttaaaatgaggcattaatttatatttattaaaatttggattaatgaaggcgttgtcatatgctgagttacttttccatctttgttgttgttttgaggttttatatacgttgtgtggagtcttgggctatttgttgagaaatttattgatttgctatatctttggaattgattgtggtcattgggcaaattgtgatatgaattgattgtgttgtgttgtcgtgataataatttgtgtaaattgttgtgtgatttgagttattattatgaggatataagggtgacattccaCCGTTAATATTTTataggtataagggtggcatttcactgtggttatgtgtgctgagatattgtctgggcggagtgataatggtggctattatatgaagcgataagggcggctataggagagataagggcggctatcggagagataagggtggttattgtcagggatgatatgtgatgatgtgagattattgtgttggtgatttttatgtgatgttgtgattttccttgtatttattcttatatcttgtgcaacttgtcttgttgtttcggttaacttgataatagtctgatctatgttgaaatcgcgagcttgtggctattgccgagcagataatgttatatgggatcgggttgcacgccataacaaatatgattaatattatatgggatcgggttgcacgccgtaacatatatgattaatgttatatgggatcgggttgcacgccgcaacatatatgattaatattatatgggatcaggttgcacgccacaacaaatatgaaatatgggcacgaggtgtcgggggaaaatatgatggtttttattattggcatgtgaactgtccgtgcagatgatgatttaaatatgggcacgaggtgccgtggaaatatgaaagtgggatgagacccgtgttacgaaaaatatgaaagtgggctgaaacacgtattttatgattatgaaatgaggtgccacatggtgacttttatttgaaagaatgttATATTCtagagatatttatttgaaagaattatattcgaaagatatttatttgaaggaagtatattcgaaatatatttattggaaaggattatattctagagatttttattgaaaaacttataaatGAAAGGTGTATActttgaagggcttgattattggttgtacttgtgttcattatctgtttgagcaatatttatggagttcTTACTGCTttgctgtttacatcactagtgGATTAttattgctatcactgctatttgttttctattacttttgaatactatattgcacaggttattagactagtgagtgccttgactgtaccttgtcactactccaccgaggttagtcttgatacttactgggtaccgactgtggtgtactcatactacacttctgcaaatTTTTATGTAGagtcaggtattgaagatattagactcggacaaagttagagtgtgatcgcaaggacttaaggtagagttacttggtcgtcgcagtcctttggagtctttccatttttgttgtactgttaatttcttattcgaacaatattgtatattcggtcctcgagatcatttcatgtattcagttagagttcgtgactcagtattaccattcttgggaggttgtttgaatattttcgctgttggttttgacacttgtattaaattatatgtttaaaaaaatagcttgaattattattataatcggcttacctagtcttagagactaagtgccatcacaacgCTTGTAGtgagattttgagtcgtgacagttATATTGAGAAAGTTCTAAAGAGATTTGGTCATTTTGACGATAAGCCTGCTCCTACTCCATTTGATTCTAGCATCAAACTAGTGCGGAACTCTAGTGATGGTGTTGATCAATTGACTTATTCTAAAATTATTGGGAGTCTAATGTATGCCATGTATTGCACTAGGCCAGGTATTGGTTATGCAGTAGGAACCTTGAGCAAGTTCACTAGTAACCCCAGAGTTGAGCATTTGAATGCCTTAATTCGTGTTTTAAGGTACTTAAAGGGTACAATTAATGTTGGCCTACATTATTCTATATTTCCAGCAGTTCTTCAAGGCTATAGTGATGCTACTTGGAATTCTGATCCGAATGACTCTAAGTCTATTAATGCTTGAATTTTCACTTTTGTCGGAGCAACAATTTCTTGGAAATCCAAAAAATAGACATGTATTACTCCCTCAACAATGGAATCAGAATTTATAGCTATGTTTTCGGCTGGAGAAGAAGTTGATTGTCTTAAAAGTAATCTGGTAGATATTCCTCTATGGAGTAAGCCAGTACCACCTCTGACTATTTATTGTGATAATAAAGCTGCTATATTTCGGACTTCAAGTGATTGTTATAATGACAAATCAAGACAAGTTCGTCTTAAACACAATCATGTGAAGATTATTGGAGGATGACATAATATCCCTTTAATATATAAAGTCTACGTTTAATTTAGCAGATCCTTTATCTAAAGGATTAGGCAAAGAGTTGGTGGTAGAGACTTGTAAagggattgtcacgacccaaaatccaactagtcgtgatggcacctagcccaacccgttaggtaagccaattaccaactattcaATTATAATGacaattatttaaaagaaaatatctaaaaccaatacatttccccaagaactggtagtacaaatcatgagcttctaagaatagagtatacaaagcggaaatgaaataaatacatagtctgtttgaataatacataaacagagctttaaTAAAATTAAAGGCTAccctgaataagaggcagctacaacaggaacgcaggtacatcttcaggtcccgcaaccatcgagcacaacaacaatagcagccaatatttgcacgcaatgtgcagaagtgcattatcagtacaaccgaccccatgtactgagtaagtaacaaacctagccgtaggttgaaagtagtgacgagcttctaccaaggtcgggtccaaaaccactagtccacaacagtccataacaacataaagcaaataataccagaaataactcagagataaaatgctcagccaaattatgatttcaaaaataatagttcttcctttcaagtacaacagtgaaaaacccaaatcgtttaccgaaattttcaaaaatatgaataagtttgaaagcaataattttcccaaaatccgttcaataataaataaaatatctcattttctttcccagataaccgATGTAAAACAAATGCCTCAGTATGACCatttgtcaacatgtgtgagaaatcatgaataatgtgataccatacagcatgagaaaaacacatctctatgcatatatgtcatgtgtgcatgccaatgtaatgtatctcagagatttctcaatctcattgtctcgcattctctctcactgtgctcagcacactcaatcacttaacgctatacaatacctgctgcggtgtgcagcccgatccctgtttatagtcgactgcactcactaggggtgtacagactcatgagggactcctacagcccaagcgctataagcacggacaactcacgtgctgcacggataactcatgtgccataatataaatatctggatccgcacggccaactcacgtgctgcacggccaactcacgtgcaataataatacaaggatCTGCACGCCAActtacgtgttgcacggccaactcacgtgcaataataatatctggatccgcacggccaactcacgtgctataataatatctggatccgcacggccaactcacgtgcgatagtataatatatagatccacacggccaactcacgtgcaataatataatatatagatccgcacgaccaactcacatgcaataatataatatatataaatacaacatggcatgctgcggcgtgcaacctgatcccaaaaatatcctcacaatcaggccctcggcctccctcagtcatcaatctctccagtctctctttcatgggctcacaatgtcatgagaatagcccaaaaaagaataatgatatgatgtatcaataaataacaacagagactaggatataatatgcaatgaaataaatatgactgggtatgaattttcattttaaaataaatatttcacaacaatatgacttctgtgggtcccaataatactggcacatagcctcaacatgattttttaatatgtttttcagctcaatttcttttaactcataaaatcgcatgaaaaatgccaagatcatttaactacaaaatttcacaaaaaCAATTATgccataatttctatagtgcacgcccacacgcccttcaccttgcatgtgcgtcacctcccaacaattcacgaaatacatatattcagggttcataccctcaactccaagattagaagagttacttacctcgaacaagccaaatcaaatgtcgagcaagctaaacaatactccaacAATTCCACTCTGCGTGTATGAACTTcgaaacggctcgaatctagttacaattaatttcattcagcccaaaatatttatagaaattaattccatatcacaatactaatatttccataaaatccgaaattacgccccaaaaatcacctgtggggaccacgtctcaaaatttgatgaaagttataaaatattaaagcccattcaaccacgagtccaaccatataaattttactcaaatccgacatcgactcgaccctcaaatctccaaattaaaccaagagggttttcacaatttttccaacttaattcaccaattaatgttaaaaacaatcatggattcgggcaatttaactaatattgagttaagaacacttaccccgttgttttctctgaaaatctcccaaatatcccctcaatccgagctccaaatcgttaaaaatggaaaatgggacgaagtcccattttctgaacttaagcTTTCcttccagacctctcttcttcgcgaacacgacaggtcgctcgcattcgcgaagcacaaaatgtgctttccaacatttgttcttcgcgaacgcgagacactgttCGCGAACGAGATGCTTTacggagcccttcttcgcgaacgcgagctccccttcgcgaacgcgaaggcaaaaacccgTGCCTActatgtttcccttcgcgaatgcgataccccacacgcgaacgcgatgcacaacccagcttcccttcgcgaacgcgaggccccctcgcgaacgcgaagagtaaatcttgcctgcctgaaattcctcttcgcgaacgtgagggcccactcgcgaacgcgaaagagaaaaatccaaaaaatgcagcaacaaataTCAGCAATccaatgttacttacctcgaactccaagattagaagagttacttacctcgaacaagccaaatccaatgtcgagcaagctaaacaatgctccaacaattccactctgcgtgtatgaacttccaaacagctcgaatctagtcacaattaatttgcatcccaaaatatttataggaattaattccatatcaaaatactaatatttctataaaatccgaaattacgccccaaaaatcacccatggagaccacgtctcggaatctgacgaaagttataaaatattaacgcccattctaccacgagtctaaccatataaattttactcaaatccgacatcgactcgaccctcaaatctccaaattaaaccaagagggttttcacaatttttccaacttaattcaccaattaatgttaaaaacaaccatggattcgggcaatttaactaatattgagttaagaacacttaccccgttattttctctgaaaatctcccaaaaatcctctcaatccgagctccaaatcgttaaaaatgaactTAAGCTTTCTGTCcatacctctcttcttcgcgaacgcgacaggtcccttgcgtttgcgaagcacaaaatgtgcttttcaacatttgttcttcgcgaacgcgatgctttacggagcccttcttcgcgaacgcgaaggcaaaaaacCCATGCCTActatgtttcccttcgcgaatgcgataccccatacgcgaacgcgatgcacaacccagcttcccttcgcgaacgcgaggccccctcgcgaatgcgaagagtaaatctTGCCTGCctaaaattcctcttcgcgaacgtgagggcccactcgcgaacgcgaaagagaaaaatctgaaaaatgcagcaacaaataTCAGCAATccaatgttacttacctcgaactccaagattagaagagttacttacctcgaacaagccaaatccaatgtcgagcaagctaaacaatgctccaacaATTCTACTCTACGTGTAtgaacttccaaacggctcgaatctagtcacaattaatttgattcagcccaaaatatttataggaattaattccatatcaaaatactaatatttccataaaatccgaaattacgccccaaaaatcacccatggggcccacgtctcggaatctgacgaaagttATAAGATATTAACAACCATTCaaccacgattccaaccatataaattttactcaaattcgacatcgattcgaccctcaaatctccaaattaaaccaagagggttttcacaattgtttcaacttaattcaccaattaatgttaaaaacaaccatggattcgggcaatttaactaatattgagttaagaacacttatcccgttgttttctctgaaaatctcccaaaaatcccctcaatccgagctccaaatcgttaaaaatggaaaatgggacgaagtcccattttgtGAACTTAagctttctgtccagacctctcttcttcgcgaacgcgacaggtcccttgcgttcgcgaagcacaaaatgtgctttcCAACAtttgttcttcgtgaacgcgagacacttttcgcgaacgcgatgctttacggagcccttcttcgcgaacacatgctccccttcgcgaacgcgaaggcaaaaaacCCGTGCCTActatgtttcccttcgcgaacgcgataccccataTGCGAgcgcgatgcacaacccagcttcccttcgcgaacgcgaggccccctcgtgaacgcgaagagtaaatcttGCGTGcctgaaattcctcttcgcgaacgcgagggcccactcgcgaacgcgaaagagaaaaatccgaaaaatacagCAAcaaatatcagcaatctcaccaaggcaaaaaataatccgttaaccatccaaaactcacccgagcccctcgggacctcaaccaaatataccaacaagtcctaaaatatcatacagatttagtcgaactctcaaatcacctcaaacaacgctaaaaccatgaattacaccccaatttaagcctaataaactttgaaatttctattttctacaaacgactccggaacctatcaattcacgtccgattgacctcatattttgcatacaagtcataaatgacataatggaggtatttaaattttcagaatcggattctgaccccgatatcaaaaagtcaacccccggtcaaactttctaaaattcaactttcggcatttcaagcctaattccactatgggcctccaaataatttttcggacacgctcctaagtccaaaatcaccatatagagctattagaatcatcagaattaaattctgaggttatttacacataagttaatatccggtcaactatttcaacttaagcttccaacatgaaaattcattattccaagctaactccgaaataccttaaaaccaaaacagacaattcacacaagtcataatacctcataggaagttattcaagactttaaatagttgaaagaaacgtaaatattcaaaacgaccggtcgggtcgttacatggatGGGAATAAGACCTGTTGTAAATTGATTGTACTTTATAGAAACCCTACCTAATGGTATCATCTTAGGTTCAAAGGGACAAACAAGTAATGTTACAATAATTGAGCACATTAACAAAATTCCATTTGCaaaaaaattgtgatagatgtgCATATTCCTACTGTAGAGGAGGATGTGATTTTATTCTCTTAATAAATCTATAAGATCGATTTCGGTTGGGGTGTGTAGGAATACTCTTGATAGATTTACTGATATTTTGTTGTGAATGAGGGTGAGATTAATTTCTCTTAATGAATTCATAGACTATTTGGTCGGAGTATGCAAAGTAACTCTTGATGATATCACCGCTCTAGGTACGAAGTGGAGGCCGTTTCAATAAGATTTTGACAGAAAAATTTTAAAGCACTTAGATAAAAGGTTTCTGGACACATGTTCGTAAGGTGTCAAAGGATTTCGATTTTCATCGAAGAGCAACATTCTTGAATGCTACATGTTGTGTGGCTTAGTTGAATCCCTGAAATAGAGTTGTTATTTATTCTTCTGTTTGCTCGTGGAAGAGACTCCAACTATCTTCAAGAAACATTTTCTATACGTGCCTCTAAGCCAAGcaagtttattttttattttctaatattGTTGTAATCCTTGTTCTAACAAGATCAATTAGCATGGTTTTCTAATGTTGGCCGTGGGTATCTCCTCAAAGCTCGTTAGCTAGACTGTTTAGTCTTGTTAATTAAGCGGACTTAACATACATCTGCAGAAGTACGATATTTATTGACGTGCTAAGACAGGAAGATTGGATGATAAAAGAAGCTAAGCTATCATTATGCGTCTTATGGCATAAATGTTTCTTATTCTGGTTGATGTTGttaaattaaagtaaaatatttcGGAATATTTGTTATGGATTTCTCATCTCTAACGTCAAAGCTGGAAATTTGCGTTATAGCGAAccgttaaaaatatttttatagttGCTATATAAGTGAGACCTTGTTATGTAGTATCTAATTAAGAACCATTGTCAAGGACCGACTCCCTTACGCTCGCCAGCAACACCGATTTGCCCGTGCGACGCCTGCAGTTCTCCTCGTTGCAGGCCAGCCTATCTTCTTTCCCAGGTTTTCAAACACGATCGTGTGCCTGTTGGTAGGACTCGCCCAAgaggctcgccccaacttgtgccgcccgtaagatgtctaggcacttggccctagacatgtcgtggcgcttctCATATTAGGATCATAATCTATGCGCGCCCTGGGggttggcttaggacatgtcttgtcccttgccaagactgagcatcgctctcgtGTGCACAACCCAATCCTGAAGCTTGACAATCGCCTAGTGCATCCGTAATCGGCTCgcgcctcgcccgagtaaggcaacctttagtccttggccattgtcatgcacgtctttcgtgccatgcccatacatagccctcgcgacacgcttccatcttgaatagtgcagtgtcgcccacaattgcacgtttaggccaacggaccttTGCTcgcatggttgaacccaagccatgctcacaagtcgacacatgatgcccctaagataggtgcatcaagtatccaattGGCACGGAGGTCTCTTTTTAATATTTCGGCAGCCCGTGGGGCAGGCcgtcccacacatcgagcctccagcgcctacttgatgcccaacgctagcccgaaggcgttgcgccgtccatagagttccctaactcgtatggatacctaggacactcctttgagtcatctaggcaggcccttgaggtttcCCCTCAGGTAGCTCTTTCaatacggctcggtggcagcacgtatAGGGGAGGCAGGtgggagctttcatcacctatacccccttatatatacttaaaattaaaaagcccaagttaccCGAGTAGACAGATCTATGTCAGACAATTAGAAGAGCCTTTTCTCATCAGTTCTTGGCCGAAGTCACAAACCCCAAAGTGCGGGTTGTGACAACCATGGTCAACAATTTCTGATCCAAAACTGCGGTTCCTTCTTAGTAACTGGAAATAACGAGGGTGGTTATACAATAAAACTTCATGACTTCTATTCACCCTTTTTTCCTTAAGGATTGGGCGTGCCTGAAGCCCTTGAGAAAGAAAGACCTCCCTAATGACAACCGAATTTTGAACTCTTCAAAGTCTACAAGTTTCTTCATATCTATTCGTTGAAATGAAGTCTCGGGACAAGAGGGGTTGCTTAGAGAGTCgggaataaaaaaaataaaaatatatgaaatcacaattttctttattatctattaaaatattgTTGGAAGGGGtcacatttttctatttttataattatCCAAGTCCTTTAATGTATCCTTTTTTTAATTAAAGATCTCCAAGAACTTAGAATATATTACAGGGGATGTCAGATTGTTACGTCTTACTAGTTTTTAAGTTCTTGACATTCCAAATGTACGTTAGGTAACTGCATTCTAGAAGCTTAAGGACATTAAAATACAATTAATAAGTTAAATTGGTTACTTGGCCAAAGTTTAATCAAGAAAAAAATAGTACGTTAATATAATGCAAAATAGCACCTAAACTTAAGGCCAGAGTGTCGAAAATTAGTTAAGAGGGCTCGATAGCGTAAGCTACAAAGTCGTCTCTCTGTACTTAATTATTATCCGGCTGTAGTTGACATACATATATTataatttaacatgacaaaagaGGGGAAGAaacacaagcaagcaaacaaAAGAAATATTATGCTCTTTTCATTAATCTTAATTTATTGTTGACCTGTGGAGTGAGCTGACGTTCAGATGAATATTTATCAACCATTTTAAGTATATTAATTCTTGCAATAATACAGGAAGAAAGGGTAGCAATTTTTCATGATCGTAATTCCATAATTCACTTGAAAATATTAAGAACTTTCTTTCTCTGGATTCCAAGCCATTATAATGTTATATTATTGCTGCAGCTGTAAAAGGAAAATTTTTCCCTCTCTTTTAATTTCCATATATACAATACCATTGTCCATTAATTAGCAATCCCTTTTCTCTTATAACCAAAATTAAACCCGCCGATCGAAGAACTAGTCTTGTAACATGAAACAAGAACCACGATCCCCACCTCTGCCGCACCACTTTCGCTACTCAAAGAGAATTTCATCTGCCGTTAAACCTGTTGTTTACTTCATCTGTCTCCTCTTGGCCTACTCGCTGGGTTATCTATCTAGCTACACACGCAATAATTATACTCATAACAAACCACCCGCGCATGTTAACGCTGTCGTCAGCTATGTAAACACAGCAATTAGCAGCGGAACAGAAGGCGACCACAACAATTTCGGGGCGGTGTGTGGTGAGGCGGTTCCTTCACAAAACATCCGCCACACAATTCTAGAGCGTGTCTTCAAGGGGATATCGCCGTGGCAGAATTTCCCGCCGCCACGCGTGGACAATCTCCTCCGAAAAAAGTGGGTCAAAGGTTGGGGTTCAAAAGGGGCGGTATTCGAGAATCTCATACGCAAGGTGAGACCCAAGACCATAATAGAAGTAGGCACGTTTTTGGGTGCATCGGCGCTTCATATGGTTGAGCTGACCCGTCGACTGGGTCTAAACAACACTCAGGTCGTGTGCATAGACGACTTTCGAGGCTGGCCAGGTTTTTCAGATCATCAAAAGTTCAAGGATATGAAGATGGTGAACGGCGACGTTTTGCTGATGTATCAGTTCATGCAAAACGTGGTGAACGGGAACGCGACGGAGTCAGTGGTTTACATGCCTTTTTCAAGCGGGTCAGCACTGGAGAAACTGTGTGAATGGGGTGTGTTTGGTGAGTTGATTGAGGTTGATGCCGGACATGATTTTCACTCGGCTTGGTCTGATATAAACCGGGCTTTTAAGCTTTTGAAGCCCGGTAGTGCCGGTGGTGTCCTTTTTGGACATGACTATTTCACCGCAGCTGATAATAGAGGAGTAAGAAGGGCTGTTAATTTGTTTGCCAGCGTTCATAATCTCACTGTCCAAGTCGATGGTCAGCACTGGGTTATCCATATTACCAATCCATCATTCTCATACTGATGTTGATAAATAAGCTATATATTGCAAATTAAACCTGTATAGATATAAAAACATCAGATCATGTCACATTTATTTTGAAGTTAATTAagagatgtatatatattatactgcTCTATTAATGAAGGTTGTCTGTGCTCGCAAAATGTCTATTCATCTTAATTGCTACTTATTTTGTCTTGCATTTTGAGAGCTTTGTGATTCTTTAATCATTAGGAATTTTACCCCTCCATTTTGTTTATAATCTGGTCCTTTAATTGTAACTCTTCATGTTATAACGTTCAATAATGTGAAAATCTTTTGACAtcagagatatatatatatatatatatatatatatatatatatatatatatatatatatatatatatatatatatatatatatatatatccaagaCTAAACTGAATTGCATAACGCCCAAAACATTGAGAAATAAAAGATCACATGAAATTCCCTAAAGTGTAATCAATTTTGCTTATTAGTCCACCAAGGAGTTATACTAGGTTG contains:
- the LOC104114715 gene encoding uncharacterized protein; the encoded protein is MKQEPRSPPLPHHFRYSKRISSAVKPVVYFICLLLAYSLGYLSSYTRNNYTHNKPPAHVNAVVSYVNTAISSGTEGDHNNFGAVCGEAVPSQNIRHTILERVFKGISPWQNFPPPRVDNLLRKKWVKGWGSKGAVFENLIRKVRPKTIIEVGTFLGASALHMVELTRRLGLNNTQVVCIDDFRGWPGFSDHQKFKDMKMVNGDVLLMYQFMQNVVNGNATESVVYMPFSSGSALEKLCEWGVFGELIEVDAGHDFHSAWSDINRAFKLLKPGSAGGVLFGHDYFTAADNRGVRRAVNLFASVHNLTVQVDGQHWVIHITNPSFSY